The DNA region CAGACAGGGAAGCTGCATGTCATGGAGGAGCTGTGCGTCTTCTCCTTCTGCCAGGAGATTGAGTACTGGGGCATCAATGAGTTCTTCCTGGACTCCTGCTGCAGCTACCGCTACCATGAGCGCAAGCTGGAGAGCCGGCACCACAACTGGGATGAGGAGAGTGAGGTCAGCAGCGTGGACACATCCCCCGATGAGATCTCTGACATCAACCACGACCTGCTGCGCTACAGCACACTGCGCTGTGGCAACGTGCGCAAACGCCTCTGGCTCACCATGGAGAACCCCGGCTATTCCATCCCCAGCAAACTCTTCAGCTTCGTGTCCATCAGCGTGGTGCTGGTTTCCATAGCCACCATGTGCATCCACAGCATGCCTGAGTACCAGGAGGTGGATGAGAATGGCAATGTGCTTGATGAACCTGTCCTGCACAAGCTGGAGTATTTCTGTATCTCCTGGTTCACCTTTGAAGTGTCTTCCCGCCTTCTGCTCTCCCCCAACCCCAGGAAATTCTTCAAGCACCCACTGAACCTGATTGATATTGTCTCAGTGCTGCCCTTCTACTTCACCCTCTTGGTGGATGTGACCATGGGCAGTGACTCAGAGCTGGGCAACCTGGGCAAGGTTGTGCAGGTGTTTCGGCTCATGAGGATATTCCGGGTGCTGAAGCTGGCTCGGCACTCCACTGGACTGAGGTCACTGGGGGCCACCTTGAAGGTAAACTGGTTCTCTATCTGCTTATCTACTCCTATAGTGTATGGGTGAGAAGGAGACCTCTGGTATGGCTGGGGGATGTGGACATTCCTGTTCCCAGTGAGCTACCAGCTCTGGTAGTGTCTGTCAAGCATGCTTGGGGTGGTGGGCTGGGTTGTTCGTTTGTGTGTCCGCTAAAGCAACCAAGTGTGAGGAGCACTGCATGAGTCCTGTTTGTACAAACActcaaagcaaacagcaattCACCCCATTGCTGGTAGACTTTGCTTCATGCAGAACTGGTGCTTCCAGGGACTCAGCCACCCCTCCCACCATGGTGTGCAAGCCCCATTGCACAGTGTTGAGACGGACTCGGCCATGCATGGGTGGATGGTGATGACCCACTTCTGGATCAGTGCCTAGCCAGGCTGTGAGTGACCTGCTGAGCAGGGACCGGgtcagccagcagctgctgggtaTACCAGCACCAGCATGTGTGGCTCAGAGCTGCTCCTGTCCCCAGtctgggggaagggggaaccTCCTAAGGGCATGCTGCCAGCTGTCCAGAGGCCAGCATCCAACCATTGGTGTCTGCCCATCTATAGAGACATAGAGatcctgctccagctgggctgACACTTGGATGCTACATGGTATGATAAGGTTGGGACTGGCACACAGTTAACCATGGGTGGCGCAGAGCAGCAATAGAAAAGCAGGTTAGCTGCAGGGCCTGGGACAACCAGCCCAAGGCAGGGTGCATGTCTCCAGCAGGGCCTGGGCTACCAGCGACTGCCCCTCAGTGTGCTGGAGAGGCTCAGGGAAAGCACAAcatgcagggctgggggaagctGGCCGCAGGACCATGCAGTCCTCAGGAAGAAGAGCTAGATGAGGAGATGCTGAGACAGTGAAGGACCAGGGATGAGGAGGGCCTCATCCTCCATGGCATGCCCCAAGGCTGTGTCTCTCCAGACCCCCtctgcagcacccccagctTCCTTAGACAGACCAAGGTCAGCTGTGACAAGAGTCAAAGCATGAAGCTATCATGAAATCCAcaccagcctggggctgcagcccagaCCTCCATCGCTGCAGCTCGGCGGACCAGCCACAGTGCCTTGTGCAGCTCTCAGCTCTCCCCCGCCGGccctctctcctccatccc from Pelecanus crispus isolate bPelCri1 chromosome 14, bPelCri1.pri, whole genome shotgun sequence includes:
- the KCNS1 gene encoding delayed-rectifier potassium channel regulatory subunit KCNS1, with the protein product MVNKTLNYWGPHFEEDVININVGGLRRRLSSSALSKFPDTRLGRLLSCDSEESILQLCDDYDVSAREFYFDRNPGFFLYVLHFYQTGKLHVMEELCVFSFCQEIEYWGINEFFLDSCCSYRYHERKLESRHHNWDEESEVSSVDTSPDEISDINHDLLRYSTLRCGNVRKRLWLTMENPGYSIPSKLFSFVSISVVLVSIATMCIHSMPEYQEVDENGNVLDEPVLHKLEYFCISWFTFEVSSRLLLSPNPRKFFKHPLNLIDIVSVLPFYFTLLVDVTMGSDSELGNLGKVVQVFRLMRIFRVLKLARHSTGLRSLGATLKHSYREVGILLLYLAVGVSVFSGVAYTAEKEEDVGFDTIPACWWWGTVSMTTVGYGDVVPVTVAGKLAASGCILGGILVVALPITIIFNKFSHFYRKQKALEAAVRNSGKKDPEDMESTSSRDRDSEALSETSLGRGSPDRCSLTPGTHPAP